The following proteins are co-located in the Solanum pennellii chromosome 1, SPENNV200 genome:
- the LOC107011249 gene encoding uncharacterized protein LOC107011249: MADASKKRDIGWNYGTQGATKDSVNCNFCGITFNGGITRHKQHLVGGFKNVKQCVACPSEIREEIRAYMQNKIANNPKFQMRQPEEFVDIDDLDVDEMDDYAEMRPPSKTQKISSSGGSSTARSVTKGPLNLYFSQKSTQKGGLEKGGGIEETKKILRERAVSAFAIWMYDAGLPFNCVNHKSFDKFIEAVGQHGPGMKPPTFHEVRVTHLKKEVDKVEKIVEEHKVQWTKFGCSIMMDKWTARNGKMIINILVNSPIGSVFLGSVDASNESTDSTKMYKLFESTIERIGPENVVQIVTDNASENVKAGSMMMGAYPHIYWTPCAAHCINLIFGDIFKVKPYASVFKKAIRIHSYISQRPLLLNLMRKFTKERNLVKPAKTRFATAFLTLRAMYIQRKNLKTLVLSTEWNSSKFAKETSGKEVANLLISIHFWNDVVRALTVCSPLTKVLRLVDGEKKPPMGYIYEAMDRAKEAIAHGFRGVQKHYEKVFQIIDARWSEQLHRPLHAAGHVLNPGLYYKAEEEGTLLQSLWTEYYACVEKLVRDTTIQDALIAELPKYKMADGLFGCGPAKRARDTRSPVEWWSLFGSETPNLQKFAMKVLSLTCSSSGCERNWSVFEHIHSKKRNRLTLSRLNDLVYIKYNRTLKRRYDARDLIDPIRLDNIDDSNEWLVGCPEDQDDELVYEDDDLTWGSVATAIGADESIYHLRGLSSRSTVLDKGKGVESTSLSSSSSRTRTLIDEEYEEEEDEEQYNDVEDFDLQELDNFEEE, translated from the exons ATGGCGGATGCTAGCAAAAAGAGGGACATTGGATGGAATTATGGCACTCAAGGAGCGACGAAAGATTCGGTCAATTGTAACTTTTGTGGGATTACTTTCAATGGTGGAATAACTAGACACAAACAACATTTAGTGGGTGGTTTCAAAAATGTTAAACAATGTGTCGCTTGTCCGTCGGAAATTAGAGAAGAAATAAGGGCTTATATGCAAAACAAAATAGCTAATAATCCCAAATTTCAAATGAGGCAACCGGAAGAATTTGTTGATATTGATGATCTTGATGTTGATGAAATGGATGATTATGCGGAAATGAGGCCTCCCTCCAAAACTCAAAAGATATCTTCTAGTGGAGGTTCATCCACCGCACGGAGTGTGACGAAAGGACCTTTGAACCtctatttttcacaaaaatcaacacaaaaagGAGGCTTAGAAAAAGGAGGAGGAATcgaagaaacaaagaaaattctaaGAGAGCGTGCGGTAAGTGCTTTTGCAATTTGGATGTATGATGCCGGGCTCCCTTTTAATTGCGTCAATCACAAATCATTCGATAAATTTATTGAGGCGGTTGGACAACATGGCCCCGGAATGAAGCCTCCTACATTCCATGAAGTTAGAGTCACTCACCTTAAAAAAGAGGTGgataaagtagaaaaaattgTTGAGGAGCATAAAGTGCAATGGACAAAGTTTGGTTGTTCCATTATGATGGACAAATGGACGGCACGAAATGGCaaaatgatcatcaatattttggtgaattcTCCAATCGGTAGTGTATTTCTTGGTTCGGTTGATGCTAGCAATGAATCTACCgattccaccaaaatgtacaaGTTATTTGAAAGCACTATCGAAAGAATTGGACCGGAAAATGTGGTACAAATTGTCACCGATAATGCTAGTGAGAATGTCAAAGCGGGAAGTATGATGATGGGTGCGTATCCACACATTTATTGGACTCCATGTGCCGCTCATTGCATCAACTTGATATTTGGTGACATATTCAAGGTTAAGCCATATGCTTCCG TTTTTAAGAAGGCCATCAGAATCCATTCTTACATTAGTCAAAGGCCATTGTTGTTAAACTTGATGAGAAAATTCACCAAAGAAAGAAATTTGGTGAAACCGGCCAAGACAAGATTTGCAACGGCATTCTTAACTTTGAGAGCTATgtacattcaaagaaaaaacttgaaaactttagtcCTCTCAACCGAATGGAATTCAAGCAAATTTGCAAAGGAAACTTCGGGGAAAGAAGTTGCCAATCTTCTTATTTCTATCCACTTTTGGAATGATGTTGTTCGGGCACTTACAGTTTGTAGCCCTTTGACAAAAGTGCTTCGTTTGGTGGATGGGGAGAAAAAACCACCAATGGGTTATATTTATGAGGCAATGGATAGAGCCAAAGAAGCTATTGCACATGGTTTTCGTGGAGTTCAGAAGCATTATGAGAAAGTGTTTCAAATTATTGATGCAAGGTGGTCAGAACAACTCCATCGGCCTTTGCATGCTGCAGGCCATGTTTTGAACCCAGGATTATATTATAAAGCTGAAGAAGAGGGAACTTTATTACAGAGTTTGTGGACCGAGTATTATGCATGTGTTGAGAAGTTGGTCCGTGATACAACAATACAAGATGCACTAATCGCTGAGCTTCCTAAGTACAAAATGGCGGATGGACTATTTGGTTGTGGTCCGGCTAAAAGAGCTAGAGACACAAGGTCACCGG ttgaATGGTGGTCACTATTTGGTAGTGAAACACCAAACTTGCAAAAGTTTGCCATGAAAGTGTTAAGCCTAACTTGTAGCTCATCTGGATGTGAGCGAAATTGGAGTGTGTTTGAACAC ATTCATTCCAAAAAGAGGAATAGGCTTACACTATCGCGTCTCAATGATCTAGTGTACATTAAGTACAATAGAACATTGAAACGCCGTTATGATGCTCGTGATCTTATTGATCCAATTCGCTTGGATAACATAGATGATTCCAACGAATGGTTAGTTGGATGCCCCGAAGATCAAGATGATGAACTAGTATATGAGGATGATGATCTTACTTGGGGTAGTGTTGCTACGGCAATTGGAGCGGACGAGAGTATCTATCATCTTAGGGGACTTTCTTCAAGATCAACAGTACTTGACAAGGGCAAAGGAGTAGAAAGTACATCTTTAAGTTCATCTTCAAGTAGGACTCGGacactaattgatgaagaatacgaggaggaagaagatgaagagcaATATAATGATGTAGAAGATTTTGATCTTCAAGAGTTGgataattttgaagaagaatag